The Enterobacter asburiae sequence CGATGCCGAGGGTGAACGGTTCAGAGGATTTAAAATCAGGTAAAGGCATGGCGCACTCCGTTGTCTGTGAATGTTGAGTATAGACAACGGGTGTGGCGCGCTCGTCTCAGGGTGGTATAACTGATAGCAGGCTTAGCAAAAGGGGAGTGACTTATGTCTGACCATCCAACCATTGCGCTGATTGGTCCCGGTGCGATTGGCACCACCATTGCCGCTGTGTTGCATGACGCGGGCCGCACGCCGCTGCTGTGCGGACGCACCGCACATCCGGAATTACGTCTGCGCCACGACGAGGGTGAAACCGTGGTGCCCGGCCCGGTATTAACCGATCCGGCCGACATTACGCGCCCCGTCGATCTCGTTTTCGTGGCGGTAAAAACGACGCAAAATGCCGACAGCGCAGGATGGCTGCGGGCTCTGTGTGATGAAAACACCGTGGTCTGCGCGCTGCAAAACGGCGTGGAGCAAAAAGCCCAGCTTGAGCCGTGGGTTAACGGCGCAGCGGTGCTGCCGTCGGTAGTCTGGTTCCCGGCGCAGCGCGAGCCGGATGCCTCCGTCTGGCTGCGGGCGAAGCCGCGCCTGACGCTGCCGGACGTGCCGCAGGCGCAGCGGGTGGTGGAGGCGCTTCGCGATACGCGCTGCGCGGTTGAACTCTCGGCAGATTTCGCTACCGTCGCCTGGCGCAAGCTGCTACAAAACGCGGTCGCCGGGCTGATGGTGCTGGCCAACCGCCGCGCAGGGATGTTCAGGCGCGAGGATATTAGCGAGCTTGCGCTGGCCTATCTGCGCGAGGGGCTTGCCGTCGCCCGCGCCGAGGGGGCAAAGCTGGATGATGCGGTGGCGGAGGAGATTCTGGCGAACTTCCAGCGTGCGCCAGTTGATTTGGGCACGTCGATCCTTGCCGACCGTCAGGCGGATCGCCCGATGGAGTGGGATATCCGCAACGGCGTGATCCAGCGCTACGGCCGCAAGCACGGGATTGCGGTGCCCATCAGTGACGTGGTGGTGCCGCTGCTGGCGGCGGGGAGCGAGGGGCCGGGCTAACGGCCGCTGTTTTTCCGTTCGGCAAAGTAGTGGGCGGGCGTGCTGCCCATCGCTTTACGGAACATGGTGATAAACGCATTCACGGATTCGTACCCGAGCGTTGCCGCCACGTTCTGGACGGGCACGCCGCTTGCCAGCTCCCGCAGGGCAATAATCAAATGCAGCTGCTGGCGCCATCGCCCGAAGCTCAGCCCGGTCTCGCGCTGCATCAGGCGGGCAAACGAGCGCTCGCTGAGGGCAAGCCGTTTTGCCCACTCCTTCAGAGTGCTTCTGTCCTCCGGGCGGCTGACCAGCGCGTCGGCCATGGCGCGAATTTTCGGGTCAGTCGAGACCGGCAGGCTCAGCTTCTGCTGCGGCATGCTGGCGAGCTCGTCAAGCGTGACTCTGGTCAGCCTGGCGACGTGGCTGTCGGGAGGATAATCCACGCCTTCGCGCGTCAGACGATCGACCAGCTCCTTAATCAACGGCGAGATCGCCAGGGTGCAGCATCTCTCCGGCAGCGCCGCCGCGCCGGGCTCAATAAACAAATAGTTGAGATGCGCGTTCCAGGTCGCCCTGGCGCTGTGCGGGATCCCGCCGGGGATCCAGACGGCGCAGTCCGGCGGCACGATCCAGATGTCATTCTCCGCGTAACAGCTGACCGCACCGTATCGGGTAATAATCAGCTGGCCCTTGCGGTGGGTATGTACCGGCACTTCTGCGGCGTAATCCACGAAGTCCAGATGACGCGCCACGGCAGGGGAGGCGGTGGCGTCAGGGTCATACAGCGTATGAGCGAGTTGAGGTTTCACGATTCTGGCAACATTTAGGTATTTTTTGACAGAATAGAGTATTTAAGGGCGTCTGTAAGCCGGTAATAATCCCGGCATGAAAAACATCTTCTCTCATCCCGTGCGCCTGCCTGACGCGTTGCGAAACGACGCGGGCGCGCTGATCTACGCCGCGAAGAGCTTTGCCGCGGCGATGCTGGCTTATTACATTGCGCTCTCGATAGGCCTCGAACGTCCCTCGTGGGCAATTATTACGGTTTACATCGTGTCACAGACGTCAGTTGGGGCATCGCTGAGCCGAAGCCTCTACCGGCTGGCCGGTACCGTGGCGGGGGCCAGCGCAACCGTGCTGATTGTGCCCACCTTCGCGAATACGCCAGTCCTGTGTAGCGTGGTGCTGACGGGTTGGATCACGTTCTGCCTGTGGCTCTCCCTGCTGGAGCGCACGCCCCGGGCGTACGCCTTTGTGCTGGCCGGCT is a genomic window containing:
- a CDS encoding oxidoreductase: MSDHPTIALIGPGAIGTTIAAVLHDAGRTPLLCGRTAHPELRLRHDEGETVVPGPVLTDPADITRPVDLVFVAVKTTQNADSAGWLRALCDENTVVCALQNGVEQKAQLEPWVNGAAVLPSVVWFPAQREPDASVWLRAKPRLTLPDVPQAQRVVEALRDTRCAVELSADFATVAWRKLLQNAVAGLMVLANRRAGMFRREDISELALAYLREGLAVARAEGAKLDDAVAEEILANFQRAPVDLGTSILADRQADRPMEWDIRNGVIQRYGRKHGIAVPISDVVVPLLAAGSEGPG
- a CDS encoding AraC family transcriptional regulator yields the protein MKPQLAHTLYDPDATASPAVARHLDFVDYAAEVPVHTHRKGQLIITRYGAVSCYAENDIWIVPPDCAVWIPGGIPHSARATWNAHLNYLFIEPGAAALPERCCTLAISPLIKELVDRLTREGVDYPPDSHVARLTRVTLDELASMPQQKLSLPVSTDPKIRAMADALVSRPEDRSTLKEWAKRLALSERSFARLMQRETGLSFGRWRQQLHLIIALRELASGVPVQNVAATLGYESVNAFITMFRKAMGSTPAHYFAERKNSGR